CAAGGCCGCCAACTAAACAAAGGTGAAAACGCAAACGGAGAAGGCTACGGTGAAACAAACGAAAACCTTGACCAGGATATGAAGGATAACTACGAGCAGACTAGGTATAAATAGAAAAGCGGAATCGACTGGTTAGACCCGACAGACAGATAAGAATTCACACGAAAAGTCCGGGTTTGACTTTTTGGGTGAATTTGTTCTGGCCGAGGGGCTAGGAGATGGAGCTGGACAATATAGAAAAGCGGAATCGCCCGGTTAGCTCCGACAGACAGATAAGGATTCGACTGGCAAGGACCAACACTAAATGCATATCCACCGATTATTGAAATTTAACCACCGAAATTTGATATTATCTGCCTGTTTTCAATTTTGTATCAATCGAACCCTGCTGTCCGCAAATACAAAGCACCCGCATCAAAGATACGGGTGCTTTTTTATTACGCCTGTGCCTGTCTTGCTTTAGTTGCTGCATTAACCTGTTCATCTGCATGGTAGGAAGAACGTACGAGCGGGCCTGCTTCACAGTGGCTGAAGCCTTTGCTCATTGCAATTTCACGAAGCTCTGCAAATTCCTCAGGTGTGTAATATTTCAATACTTTAAGATGCTTTTTTGAAGGCTGCAAGTATTGGCCGATTGTCATAATATCAACATGATTTGCACGCAAATCATCCATTGTTTCGATAATTTCTTCTTTCGTTTCTCCAAGTCCGATCATCAAGCTTGATTTTGTAGGAATATCAGGCTGCATTTCTTTAGCGCGGCGTAAGAATTCGAGGGAACGCTCATATTTTGCACGTGCGCGAACTCTTGGAGTCAAACGTTTTACTGTTTCAATGTTATGGTTTAGTATGTCTGGTCTTGCGTCCATTAACGTTTTTAGGTTTTCCTCAACCCCGCCCATATCTGATGGCAATACTTCAATTGAGGTAAATGGACTTTTGCGGCGGACAGCGCGGACTGTCTCGGCAAATACGTTAGCTCCCCCGTCACGCAAATCATCCCTTGCAACAGCTGTAATAACAGCGTGCTTTAAGTTCATCAATGCTACTGAATCTGCAACACGTTCCGGCTCTTGTAAATCAAGTTCAGTCGGCAAACCGGTTTTTACCGCACAGAAGCGGCATGCACGAGTGCACACAGCGCCAAGGATCATAAATGTTGCTGTGCGTCTCACTGCCCAGCATTCATGAATATTAGGACATTTTGCTTCTTCACAAACGGTGTGAAGGTTGTTCTCGCGCATCATTTTTTTCAAGCCTGTGTAATTTTCATTGGTGTTTAATTTTATTTTTAGCCATTCCGGCTTTCTCAGGTATTCTTCTTTCTTAGCCATCTGAATCATCTCCAGTATGTATTGTAAGTATCCTCTGTGTTTTCTGCAGCATAAAAGGAAAATGAAAATAAAACATGTACATTAGTCACTTTAACATAATAGAGCAAGATAGGACAAGGGAAAGAGAGCTAAGCAATTTCTAACATTTTCTACATATGAATTTTCTTTATTACACCAAACTAAGGTTATGAAATTGGTTTAAAGGAGACCGGTAATGTGAGAAAAATATGGATCCTGTTTATTCTTTGTTTCTTCTGTACCGCTATGCAAAATCAAGTGCTTGGTGCGGATAAAAGCATCGAACAAATTAATCAAGAACGAATGAACTTATTTAAAAAAGCTGAAACCATTACTCAAATTCCCTGGTACGTACTGGCCTCTGTTGATCAATATGAGCGAAATGTAAGAAGAACCAGGAATGATATCCCAAAAGCAAAAGGCGTAATTGGCATCTATATCAGGCCGGAAGTATGGGCAGGTATGCAAAACCCAGACCAGTCTGACACAAACCCAACGAGCATCTCTTTGTTCGGCGGTATGGGGATTGATGGAAATGGCGACGGCAAGGCTGAGCCTGACAATGACGAAGATGTACTGTTTACGTTTGCAGCCTATTTGCTGTCTTATGGAATTGATCTCGAAAATATAAAAATTGGTCTTTGGGATTACTATCAGCGTGATAAAACGATTGGATTGATATCGGGGCATATGAAACTTTTTCAAAAATATGGAAGATTGGATCTTGATCAGCATTCCTTCCCTGTTCCCATTCGCTTCAATTACAGTTTTAAAAATACATGGGGAGATGCACGCGGCTGGGGCGGGCGAAGAATACATGAAGGCACAGACATCTTCGCTAATTACGGGGTTCCTGTGAGCTCTACTTGCTATGGTATTGTTGAAATGAAAGGCTGGAACAGGTTCGGCGGCTGGAGACTTGGTATACGGGACAGCTCAAACACCTACCATTATTTTGCCCACTTAAACGGATTTGCTGATGGTCTCCAGGTAGGACAAATTGTAGAGCCTGGCCAGTTAATCGGTTCAGTCGGCAGCTCAGGCTACGGTCCTCCCGGAACCTCGGGAAAATTCCCTCCTCATCTCCATTACGGCATGTATAAGGATAATGGCAGGACAGAATGGTCTTATGACCCTTATCCGCAGTTAAAAGTTTGGGAACGTGCAGAATACAGAAAAAGAAAAAGAAAATAAAAAGCAGGTCGGCCGTGATAAGCTGACCCGCTTTTTTAGTTTAATCGAATGGCTCCGCTCTAAGTTTTATCAACAAAAGGACAGCATCTCAAGGCACACCGTCTTTACATGAAGATTAAATAGGCAAATCTTCTTTTACCTTCCAGATGAGCCCTCAGGCACATCAAGTGCAGGAGGAGCACTGCCTCCGCCGCCATTGTAATAGCTTGGCACCTGCCCCTGTACAGCTTTTATTGCAATTGGGATTGTGTTTCTTACAGTAGCGGTTTGAGTGGAAAAAGGGATGACAACTTCTACATTCACTTCAATTTCAACCGCAATCTCAATTAAAGCATTATTAATTCCATACTGCTGAATGGTTTCTTTTACGTCAGTCTGGACTTCTCCCACCACATAGAAGCGAACCGGAACCCTTGGCCCAAGGTTACCGATAAGCGCATTATTTGTAGCTTGGCCCAATGGGATGGAATAGATAATTCCCTCTCCCTGCTCATCTTTTGATATATGTTCTCCCT
The window above is part of the Metabacillus dongyingensis genome. Proteins encoded here:
- the lipA gene encoding lipoyl synthase encodes the protein MAKKEEYLRKPEWLKIKLNTNENYTGLKKMMRENNLHTVCEEAKCPNIHECWAVRRTATFMILGAVCTRACRFCAVKTGLPTELDLQEPERVADSVALMNLKHAVITAVARDDLRDGGANVFAETVRAVRRKSPFTSIEVLPSDMGGVEENLKTLMDARPDILNHNIETVKRLTPRVRARAKYERSLEFLRRAKEMQPDIPTKSSLMIGLGETKEEIIETMDDLRANHVDIMTIGQYLQPSKKHLKVLKYYTPEEFAELREIAMSKGFSHCEAGPLVRSSYHADEQVNAATKARQAQA
- a CDS encoding M23 family metallopeptidase, with amino-acid sequence MQNQVLGADKSIEQINQERMNLFKKAETITQIPWYVLASVDQYERNVRRTRNDIPKAKGVIGIYIRPEVWAGMQNPDQSDTNPTSISLFGGMGIDGNGDGKAEPDNDEDVLFTFAAYLLSYGIDLENIKIGLWDYYQRDKTIGLISGHMKLFQKYGRLDLDQHSFPVPIRFNYSFKNTWGDARGWGGRRIHEGTDIFANYGVPVSSTCYGIVEMKGWNRFGGWRLGIRDSSNTYHYFAHLNGFADGLQVGQIVEPGQLIGSVGSSGYGPPGTSGKFPPHLHYGMYKDNGRTEWSYDPYPQLKVWERAEYRKRKRK